CCTTCCGAAATCGTTGCCAAACCGATACGTCGTTTATTGCTTTCCATTGGGCCTTCTCCCTCTCAGTATAAAAATGAATACTACATATCAAAAATGTGCGTACTTTTAAATCCTAATTATACAATATATAATCAGCACGTAAACACTAAAACCAAAATTTAGGAGTGGATCGTATGGTGAGCAAAGAGCAAATTATGGAAGCGTACCGGTTCAGACATGCGTGCAAGGAATTTGATCCGAATCGAAAAATATCCGCCGAAGATTTCGAGTTCATTCTTGAAACCGGCCGTTTGTCCCCAAGTTCGTTCGGATTTGAACCGTGGAAATTCGTCGTGCTGGAAAATCCGCAAATACGCGAAAAGCTGCTCCCCGTATCCTGGGGAGCACAGAAGCAGCTGCCGACGTCAAGCCATTTTGTCGTTATGCTGACGCGGACGAAGCGGGAAATGCTGCCCGATTCCGCTCATATCGCCCATATGATGGAGGATGTGCAGCAGCTGCCTTCGGAGGTTGCAGAGCGCAAAGCCGATCTGTACCGCGTCTTTCTCGAAACCGATTTCGGCATCATGGATAATGAACGTGCGGTGTTCGAATGGGCGTCGCGGCAAACGTACATCGCGCTGGGGAATATGATGACGGCGGCGGCGTTGATCGGCATCGATTCGTGCCCGATCGAAGGATTCGATCAGCGGAAGGTGGAAGGCGTTTTGCAAGAAGAAGGCATTATGGAGGACGGCTTCGGCGTATCCTGCATGGTAGCTTTCGGCTACCGCGTCAGGGAGCCTCGGGAAAAGACGCGTCAGCCGATCGAACAGGTGGTTCAGTGGATAAGATAAATTAAACGGGGGAGCGCCATTTTATAAAAATGGCGCTCTTGTGCGCTTGGCAGCGCATCGTACTAACGGGTGAAAGTCCCGAGCGCACCGCGGGGTGGCGGAAGCGCATAGCCGACTGGTAGTGCTCTGGCCGTAAGGGAGGGTGCGGAGGATCAGAAGGCAAAACCCGGAACAGGCGGCATGAACCATGTTGGCTGGCGAAGCCGGATAACCCTGCAAGAGAAGGGGACGTCCTATACCACCATAGGCTTCGAAAGTTAGGAGGACTGGATTCGGGGGAAAGACGATGACGTGACCCAAGGAGGGCTTATCGTCTTCCGCATAGCGGTAAACTCTTTTCAAGGCTTATAGGGCTAAGACAGAATGATGGATGGTGAGCAGTCATACGAAGGGATAGTAGTGAGAAAGCTTGCCGGAAAAGCCGCAATGGCAAGTGAACCGACACCAACGTTGTCGGTGCAAGCTTAGACCCAAAAGGCAAAGACTTGGTGCGAAGCCCGGAACCGTGGAAGAAAAGCATAACCACCTAGGAAGCCGTCATGTGCCAGACAGAAGCCGGGGAGCCAAGAAGAGCGAAGAGCCGGGGCTGAACAAAAGGGTAGGCCGTCTGGGGCGGAGTACCGAAGGGGAACCGGAAAGGCTGAAAGATTAGCTATACGTCCGGAAACTGAAAGGGAAGGAACACGAGACATGAAGGAAGGAAAAGGAGAGGTAGGCTTTCGTGAGGGAGTAGAAGTCCCGAGAAAACGCAGATGGCACAGCCTCATCGACAAGATATGGGCGATGCCGAACCTTGAGGAGGCATTCCGGGAGGTCAAGCGCAACCGGGGAGCAGCGGGAGTAGACGGAGTGACCATAAAGGTATTCGAGAGTGAACTGGAGCGTAACTTAAGAACGCTTCAGCAGGAGCTGCGGGCGAAGGCATACAAGCCGATGCCGGTCAGGCGCATGTACATTTCCAAGGAAAATGGGGGTCAAAGGCCGCTCGGGATACCCGCAATTCGCGATCGCGTAGTACAGGCGGCGACCCGCCGAATCCTCGAACCGATTTACGAGGCGACATTTATGGAGTGTAGTTTTGGGTTTCGCCCGGGACGCAGTGCACACATGGCGCTGGAGAACATTCGGAAAGATCTCATGGATGGATACGTTTATGTGATCGACGCCGACCTGAAATCGTATTTCGATCTCATTCCACATGACAAGTTGCTTAAGGCCGTCAAGGAAGAAGTGGTGGATGGTAGTGTCCTAAAGCTCATAGAAAGCTTCTTAAAGTCCGGAGTCATGGAGAACGGAAGTTTTCACCTGAACGAGCAAGGAAGTCCACAGGGTGGGGTTATTAGTCCGCTTTTGGCGAATATCTACCTAAACCCGCTGGATAAGCTCATGACTGAACGGAAGCACCGTATAACACGGTACGCCGATGATTTTGTGATCTGCTGCAAATCCCAAAAGGGGGCAGAGAGGGTACTCCAAGGTGTTATTCGTCTACTGGAACAAGAGCTTGGGCTCAAAGTACACCCGGAGAAAACCAAGATCGTGAACAACTTGGAACAGTCCTTTATGTTCCTAGGTCATGAGTTTAAACCGGGATTTTGGGTTACTCCATCCTCGAAAGCCAAACAGAAATTTAAAGAACGCGTGAAAGCAATTACGCGGCGGAACCAAACGGTGAATGTGGAACAGCTGATCCGAAAGAAGTTGAATCCATATTTACGTGGATGGGGTAGCTATTTTGGCTGGGGCAACGTAGGAAGTCTGATGAGAGAGTACGATGCATGGATAAGGAGAAGGCTCCGGATGGTACAGTTGCGGAGCTGGAAAAAGCCGAAGAACTTCTACAGGGCACTAAGAAAGAATAAGTGGAGGGGAGAGCTTCCCAAGATGCGTATGTTCGCATGGAGAAGCTCGCTATCCAAGCCAGCCAGTGTTGCAATGCCAAACGATTGGTTCAGAGAAAGAGGTCTCGTTTTTCTCGTAGACATCTATAATGAACATCATCCCCAGCGGGGATAAGCGCGGAGGAGCCGGATGCGATGACCCGCACGTCCGGTTCTGTGAGAGGCCCATGAATTCATTCATGGGCCTACTCGATTTCAACTTGACATATTTTGCAGAGTGTCACTATAATCCTACTATGGTCATCGGATATATTTACTAAACTAGGGGGCTTTTGAATCGTGAGTAGGATGATGCATGGGAGAACAATGAAAGGGCTGCTGCTTTTGTTCATGGCTTTTACGCTGATGACGATGGCGGCATGCGGATCGAACCCGAAGCAAGGAGCGGCAGGCGCCGGCGACCAATCCGGCGGAGCGACGGCCAAACCGAAGAAAGATTTTGTGGTTGGATATCTCAACGTCATGGACGACGCACAGGCGATGCTCGCTTATGAAGCGAAGCTTTACGATAAGCACGGGCTTAACGTGACGATGCAGAAATTCAACAGCGGCACGGATTTGATCAAAGCGATGGTCGGCGGTCAAGTTGATGCCGGAGTACTCGGCTTTACCAATGCGGTGTCCTGGGCTGCCAAAGGGGCTGGACTCAAGGTTGTCGGAGGTGCTCAGATGGGCTTCCACAGCATTCTTGTCAAAGACGGCAGCGGCATCAACAAAGTGGAAGATTTGAAAGGCAAAAAGCTCGCTTCCCAAGGTCAAGGCAGCACGGCGGATATCGTGCTGACCGGCGTGACGCTGAAAAATGCGAAGTTGACCAAGCAGGATGTGCAGATGGTATATGTGGAGCCTGCACAGGCGATCCAGTCGCTGGCTGCAGGAGCCGTCGATGCGGCATTTGTCTTCGAGCCGTATGACAGCATCGCCACGAAGACGATGGGCGCGAAGCAAATTTACGAGATCGGCAAAGTATGGCCGTTCCCTTGCATGGTGGTCATCACGACCGAGAAAAATTTGAAGGACAACCACGAAGCGGTCAATCAGCTGCTTGACGCGCAAAAAGAAGCGATCGAGATGCTGCAGAAAGATCCGGTTAAATCGGCTGAGCTTTTGACCAGCAAATTCGTGGATAAAGATACGATGACTTCGCACCACGGCGGGGAAGTCAAATCGGTCGACGTGATCAAGCAGGCGATCGAAACCCAGGTGTTCGACTGGAAAATCTCGCCGGATCAAATCAACCGCATGCAGGAAATCGCCAATATCATGAAGGATCAAGGCATCTTGGATAAACCTGTCAAAGTGGAAGATATCATCGACTTAAGCTGGCAGCAGCAGCAAAAATAAACGTCATTGCCTGATTTACAAAATCATTCCTACGTAAGGGGTTATTTCGGTGGGCGCAGCATCTTCGGCTCCGAATTCCGGGGCAAAACCGAAATCAGGCTCCTCTTGGCGGAAGGCGCTTCCCTACCTGTTTGCGGTAGGGAGCCTTCTTGCTATATGGCAGATAGCCGCATTTTTTTTGCCCGCTTATCTGCTGCCGGACGTGCCTGATGTTTTTAAGCGATTGTTTGCAAGTACGACGAACGTTGAATTTACCAAAGGTATCAAGAGCAGCTTGTTTCGGCTCGCCTGGGGGTATCCGCTCGCTTGCTTGTTCGGAGCCCTTCTCGGCTTGGTCGGCGGCGTTTCCCACGCCTTTGCGGTTTACCTGCGCAGTCTGATTTCCATTCTGCAATCGATTCCGCCGATTACGTGGGTGCCTTTTTTCGTAATATTGCTCGGCTTCGGCGATGCTACGATCATTACGGTTATCGTGATCGCCAGCTTTTTTCCGATGGCGCTGTCCGTTCTGAACGCGACCGAAGGCGTAAACCGGACCCATTTGGAACTCGCCCGGGTTCTCGGAGCGAGCAAGCGGCAGCTGATCACCAAAGTGTTCGGTCCCGAATCGCTTCCCGCATTTGTGACCGGCGCCCAGGTCGCCTTCGGCAACGCATGGCGTTCCCTGATCTCCGCCGAAATGGTCGGCGGAGCTTCCATCGGACTCGGTTACTACTCCCGCTGGCGCGGTGAGGTGGCCGATATGGAGGGCGTGCTGATGAGCATTCTGGTCATCGGCACGATTGCGGCTTTGCTCGATCTGGTCCTCCTCGAATGGCTGAAGCGGCGTCTGCTCCGCTACAGATATGTAAAGACGGGAGGGAATGACTGACGTGCAAACCATCCGCGTTGACAACGTATCCAAAACATTCGGAACGCTGGAAGTGCTGAAAGAAGCGAATTTTGTTCTGGAGCAGGGCGAATTCGCAGCGATCGTCGGGCCTTCGGGCTGCGGAAAAAGCACGGTGCTGCGGATGATCGCAGGGCTGGAAACCGCTACTCAAGGAGCGGTAACGGCAAACGGCAAATCCGTCGCGGAGCCACATCCCAGCCGCGTCCTTATTTTCCAGGAGCATGCTTTGTATCCATGGAGAACGGTCGAACAAAACGTCGGCTTCGGACTTGAACTCGCAGGCATGCCGAAAAAAGAACGCAAACAAAAAGTGGATGAGTGGTTGGGCAAAGTCGGCTTAAGCGGCTTTCAAACATATTATCCTCATCAGCTTTCCGGCGGCATGCGGCAACGCGCTTCCATTGCCCGCGCCATGGTGATGGACCCGGAAGTGCTTCTGCTCGACGAGCCGTTCGGCGCTCTGGATGCGATTACGAAAATATCGATGCAAAACGAGCTGATCCGGCTATGGGAAGGCACCGGTAAAACGGTGCTGCTGATCACGCACGATATCGACGAGGCGATTTATCTCGCGGATACGATCTACGTGATGAGTCCGCGCCCAGGACGGATCGTCACAACCGTTCGCTCCTCCATTCCGCGGCCGAGGAACCGCAATGGAGCGGATTTTGTCCGGATGAGAGAAAAAATCATGGAGCACTTGGACTTGACTCAGGCGGGGAAAAGCGAGGAATACAACATATAGGAATGAAGCAAGACGAACCTTTGCGGGAGATGACGATCTCATCATTCAAAGGTTCGTCTTTCTTTGCAGCGAATCTTGTCTGCTTAGCGGGATTTTTTCTTTTTGACCGATCTGATTTGCGCCAAAGATGGGGTAGGGCAAAATTCATCTCTAACGGCAACCGTGAAAGTGTGGCATGGAATAGGGACGCAGTGATGCCGGTTGATAACTTCAATCGGATGGATAACCTGTACAATTTGCGGATGATATACGTCATTGTAAATTACTCTCGGCGGATCGACGACACGGCTTGTAGGACAGTGAAAGCAGGTCATTCGCAATTCCCCTCTCAGAACTTTTTTTGAAATTACATTACTGTATATGTACCGGGTGTATGGCATGTTTGTTCATTCGTCCATATTCCCCGGTTTTTCCAAAATGAAAAACAAACGGCTCGGCCGGTTACCTTGAGGTAACTTAATCAACTATTTTTCACTTCTTCAATATGCCGGTGCCCGTTTAGTATGATGGAGGAAAAGGAGAGAAGACGAATGCGCAAAATCGTGTGCGTACACGGATTGACTGAGGAGCAGGCGAATAAGGTAAGACAAGCAGCCCCTGATTTTGAACTCGTTTTCGGCAAGGAAAAAGAGCTGTGGCTACCGCATTTGAAAGATGCCGAGGTGCTCGTAGGCTGGGATTCGGCGGCGGCAGATGAAGTTTTACAGCCGGACAGCAAACTGCGCTGGGTACAAAACTGGGGAGCCGGGGTGGACCGGTTTCCGCTGGATAGGTTGGCGGCGGCCGGAGTTGATCTGACGACGGCCAGCGGAGTGCATGCATACCCGATTGCCGAAACGGTGTTCGCGATGATGCTCTCTTTAACGAGAAAACTCCATGCATCCATCCGGTTTCAGCTGCAAAAGAAATGGGAAAATCCCGGTTCACTGGGCGAAATCCATGAAAAAACGATCGGCATTATAGGTGTCGGGGCGATCGGCGAAGAAGTGGCGCGGCTGGCCAAAGCTTTTCGCATGACGGTGCTTGGATTGCGCCGGTCGGGAGAGCCGTCTGCGTGGGTCGACCGGATGTATGGGGCCGGCGGCCTCGCCGAGGTGCTCGGCGAAAGCGACTTTGTGGTGGTGACGGTGCCCTCGACCGACGAAACGAGGCATATGTTCGGGAGAGAGCAGTTTGCGCAAATGAAATGTTCCGCCGTTTTTATCAATATCGGCCGCGGGGCGACGACCGATACGGAAGCGCTCATCGAAGCACTGCGGCGTGGTGAGATCGGAGGTGCAGGCCTGGACGTATTTGAAGAGGAGCCGCTGCCGGACTCGAGCCCTTTGTGGGAAATGGACAATGTCATTATGACGCCGCATAATTCAGGAGCGACGGTTCATTATCACGAGCGGGCATTCGATATTTTCATGCAGAACTTGCAGGATTATATAAAGGGGCGGAAGCCGTCTCTGAATCGCGTTGACTATGCCAGACAATACTGACTTTCTATTTTGCGTTATCTTCTAATAATAACCCGGCTGCTTCGCAGGAAGCCCGGGTTATTTTTTTACCGCGGCCTATTCGTTGGGACGGCTGGCAAATTGTTTGCGATGACTAGATTGATAGCTCGTAGTATACTCAGTTCTGCAAGCGAGCGATACACACTGATTGATATAACAAAGTCGCCCCGGAGCTTACGTTTTAGCATTGCCAAAACTAACTCAATGGAGGTAATTCCATATATGAAAAAGAGCGTATCTACGATTTTGTCTTTGGCTGTAGCGTTCTCGACGTTTTCGTCCGCAGCATTGGCAGCAACTGCGCCAAAATCTTCGGCTGACTTCGCCGATCTGAAAGATTTGGACGCAGCGACAAAGGCAAAGTTCGACGCGATGATTTCCGCCGGCGTTTATGACGGCGTGGCAGAAGGCACTTTTGGCTTGAAAGATAAAATGAACCGCGCACAATTCGCGAAAGTAGCCGCTTTGATATTCGGCTTGAAAGTGGACACGACGTTGAAAACTTCCACGTTCGCGGACGTTAAAGCGGACGATCCGGCTAACGGCTACGCGCTTCCTTACATCGAAGCGATCGTGAATGCCGGCCTCACCGACGGCGTAGCGCCAGGCAAATACGATCCGGCCGGAGAAGTGACCAAAGAACAACTCGCAACGTTCCTGATCCGCGGCCTTGGTCTGGAATCGCAAGCTAAAACGACCGAAGGCGTGAAAGACAGCACCGTTTCCGATTGGGCGAAAAGCTATGTAGCGCTCGCCATCGAGAAAAAGCTGATGGAGGTCGGCACTGACGGTACGTTTGGCGGCATGACGGCTGCAACCCGCGACCTGCTCGTCGTTTCTTCCTATGAAGCGAAGCAGCAGTTTAAACCGGTATTTAACGGCAAATACGCCATCGCTTCTTTGAAAGCTGCCGATGCCAACACGATGACCGTGCAGCTGAATGGTGCGGTAACCGACACGGATGCCGTAAAATTGGATA
The window above is part of the Paenibacillus hamazuiensis genome. Proteins encoded here:
- a CDS encoding D-2-hydroxyacid dehydrogenase translates to MRKIVCVHGLTEEQANKVRQAAPDFELVFGKEKELWLPHLKDAEVLVGWDSAAADEVLQPDSKLRWVQNWGAGVDRFPLDRLAAAGVDLTTASGVHAYPIAETVFAMMLSLTRKLHASIRFQLQKKWENPGSLGEIHEKTIGIIGVGAIGEEVARLAKAFRMTVLGLRRSGEPSAWVDRMYGAGGLAEVLGESDFVVVTVPSTDETRHMFGREQFAQMKCSAVFINIGRGATTDTEALIEALRRGEIGGAGLDVFEEEPLPDSSPLWEMDNVIMTPHNSGATVHYHERAFDIFMQNLQDYIKGRKPSLNRVDYARQY
- a CDS encoding ABC transporter permease, with the translated sequence MGAASSAPNSGAKPKSGSSWRKALPYLFAVGSLLAIWQIAAFFLPAYLLPDVPDVFKRLFASTTNVEFTKGIKSSLFRLAWGYPLACLFGALLGLVGGVSHAFAVYLRSLISILQSIPPITWVPFFVILLGFGDATIITVIVIASFFPMALSVLNATEGVNRTHLELARVLGASKRQLITKVFGPESLPAFVTGAQVAFGNAWRSLISAEMVGGASIGLGYYSRWRGEVADMEGVLMSILVIGTIAALLDLVLLEWLKRRLLRYRYVKTGGND
- a CDS encoding ABC transporter substrate-binding protein; translation: MMHGRTMKGLLLLFMAFTLMTMAACGSNPKQGAAGAGDQSGGATAKPKKDFVVGYLNVMDDAQAMLAYEAKLYDKHGLNVTMQKFNSGTDLIKAMVGGQVDAGVLGFTNAVSWAAKGAGLKVVGGAQMGFHSILVKDGSGINKVEDLKGKKLASQGQGSTADIVLTGVTLKNAKLTKQDVQMVYVEPAQAIQSLAAGAVDAAFVFEPYDSIATKTMGAKQIYEIGKVWPFPCMVVITTEKNLKDNHEAVNQLLDAQKEAIEMLQKDPVKSAELLTSKFVDKDTMTSHHGGEVKSVDVIKQAIETQVFDWKISPDQINRMQEIANIMKDQGILDKPVKVEDIIDLSWQQQQK
- the ltrA gene encoding group II intron reverse transcriptase/maturase; this translates as MKEGKGEVGFREGVEVPRKRRWHSLIDKIWAMPNLEEAFREVKRNRGAAGVDGVTIKVFESELERNLRTLQQELRAKAYKPMPVRRMYISKENGGQRPLGIPAIRDRVVQAATRRILEPIYEATFMECSFGFRPGRSAHMALENIRKDLMDGYVYVIDADLKSYFDLIPHDKLLKAVKEEVVDGSVLKLIESFLKSGVMENGSFHLNEQGSPQGGVISPLLANIYLNPLDKLMTERKHRITRYADDFVICCKSQKGAERVLQGVIRLLEQELGLKVHPEKTKIVNNLEQSFMFLGHEFKPGFWVTPSSKAKQKFKERVKAITRRNQTVNVEQLIRKKLNPYLRGWGSYFGWGNVGSLMREYDAWIRRRLRMVQLRSWKKPKNFYRALRKNKWRGELPKMRMFAWRSSLSKPASVAMPNDWFRERGLVFLVDIYNEHHPQRG
- a CDS encoding ABC transporter ATP-binding protein, which translates into the protein MTDVQTIRVDNVSKTFGTLEVLKEANFVLEQGEFAAIVGPSGCGKSTVLRMIAGLETATQGAVTANGKSVAEPHPSRVLIFQEHALYPWRTVEQNVGFGLELAGMPKKERKQKVDEWLGKVGLSGFQTYYPHQLSGGMRQRASIARAMVMDPEVLLLDEPFGALDAITKISMQNELIRLWEGTGKTVLLITHDIDEAIYLADTIYVMSPRPGRIVTTVRSSIPRPRNRNGADFVRMREKIMEHLDLTQAGKSEEYNI
- a CDS encoding NAD(P)H-dependent oxidoreductase; translated protein: MVSKEQIMEAYRFRHACKEFDPNRKISAEDFEFILETGRLSPSSFGFEPWKFVVLENPQIREKLLPVSWGAQKQLPTSSHFVVMLTRTKREMLPDSAHIAHMMEDVQQLPSEVAERKADLYRVFLETDFGIMDNERAVFEWASRQTYIALGNMMTAAALIGIDSCPIEGFDQRKVEGVLQEEGIMEDGFGVSCMVAFGYRVREPREKTRQPIEQVVQWIR